One genomic window of Glycine soja cultivar W05 chromosome 9, ASM419377v2, whole genome shotgun sequence includes the following:
- the LOC114425371 gene encoding nicotinamidase 2-like, translated as MSSSLKRCTSYTKYEIRKRNPEPKSCALLVIDVQNHFSSMATPILHNLNTTISLCRRASIPVIFTRHCHKSPSDAGMLEEWWSGDLIVDGTAEAELLEALDRKSSDLVVEKSTYSAFRSTGLEEKLVEMGVKEVIVTGVMTNLCCETTSREAFVRGFRVFFSADATATSDVELHEAALKNLAYGFAYLVDCQRLQHALSGAK; from the coding sequence ATGTCCTCTTCTCTGAAACGCTGCACATCCTACACCAAATACGAGATCAGAAAGCGAAACcctgaaccaaaatcatgtgcCCTATTGGTAATCGACGTGCAAAACCACTTCTCATCCATGGCCACCCCAATCCTCCATAACCTCAACACCACCATCTCCCTCTGCCGCCGCGCCTCCATCCCCGTCATCTTCACTCGCCACTGCCACAAGTCACCCTCCGACGCCGGCATGCTGGAGGAGTGGTGGTCCGGGGACCTCATCGTCGACGGCACGGCGGAGGCCGAGCTCCTGGAGGCTCTGGACCGGAAAAGCAGCGACCTTGTGGTGGAGAAGAGCACCTACAGCGCGTTCAGGAGCACTGGCTTGGAAGAGAAGTTGGTGGAGATGGGTGTGAAGGAGGTCATAGTGACAGGTGTCATGACCAACCTGTGCTGCGAAACGACGTCGCGTGAGGCGTTCGTGagagggtttagggttttctTCTCCGCGGACGCCACTGCCACCTCTGACGTGGAGCTTCACGAGGCCGCTTTGAAGAACTTGGCTTATGGTTTTGCTTACTTGGTTGATTGCCAGAGGCTTCAACATGCCCTCTCTGGTGCCAAGTGA
- the LOC114425372 gene encoding thioredoxin-like protein YLS8 encodes MSYLLPHLHSGWAVDQAILAEEERLVVIRFGHDWDETCMQMDEVLASVAETIKNFAVIYLVDITEVPDFNTMYELYDPSTVMFFFRNKHIMIDLGTGNNNKINWALKDKQEFIDIVETVYRGARKGRGLVIAPKDYSTKYRY; translated from the exons atgtcgTACCTGTTGCCTCACTTGCACTCTGGATGGGCCGTCGATCAAGCAATCCTCGCCGAAGAGGAGCGTCTCGTCGTCATCCGTTTCGGCCACGACTGGGACGAAACCTGCATGCAG ATGGACGAGGTGTTGGCGTCAGTGGCGGAGACGATAAAGAACTTTGCGGTGATATACCTGGTGGACATAACGGAGGTGCCGGATTTCAACACCATGTACGAGCTCTACGACCCTTCCACGGTGATGTTCTTCTTCAGGAACAAGCACATCATGATTGATCTCGGAACCGGTAACAACAACAAGATCAACTGGGCTCTCAAGGACAAGCAGGAGTTCATCGACATTGTTGAGACCGTCTATCGTGGAGCCAGGAAGGGACGGGGTCTCGTCATCGCTCCCAAAGATTACTCCACCAAGTACCGTTACTAG